A genomic window from Algoriphagus sp. Y33 includes:
- a CDS encoding DUF5715 family protein, protein MKKPPLIHFAFFFILFSAGALATQVYLPELKNQIKDTYSTLTGDPKPNLKPEKIEPLELDLPAPRVVPPIPDELITKEYDKHLFASEYNGFGLIEDENHFNKLVEGKQLVPVSKGNGYEVTPLTHSHPYVTPYSKIILEELGVAFQTLTDTESSFTLTSVTRTPEQQKKLRKRNKNATEGVSSHSYGASFDISYIRFNGKKNFNRTKQKKLEEVLNKFQEANKIFFIKERKQSCYHVTVR, encoded by the coding sequence ATGAAAAAGCCCCCATTAATCCACTTTGCCTTTTTTTTTATACTTTTTTCGGCAGGTGCTCTAGCTACTCAGGTCTATTTGCCTGAATTAAAAAACCAGATAAAAGATACCTATTCCACCCTAACCGGTGATCCGAAACCAAACTTAAAGCCTGAAAAAATCGAGCCTTTAGAGTTGGATTTACCTGCGCCCAGAGTCGTCCCTCCTATTCCTGATGAGCTGATTACAAAAGAATATGATAAACATCTGTTCGCATCAGAATATAATGGATTTGGTCTAATAGAGGATGAAAATCATTTCAACAAACTAGTTGAAGGCAAGCAGTTGGTGCCTGTGAGCAAGGGAAACGGATATGAAGTGACACCCTTAACCCATAGTCACCCTTATGTTACACCGTACTCAAAAATTATCCTTGAAGAACTAGGTGTAGCTTTCCAAACCCTCACCGATACTGAGAGCTCCTTTACATTAACCTCAGTAACCCGTACTCCTGAGCAGCAAAAAAAATTAAGGAAAAGAAACAAAAATGCAACGGAGGGTGTCAGTTCACACTCTTATGGAGCTTCATTTGATATTTCTTACATAAGGTTTAATGGTAAAAAAAACTTCAACAGAACCAAGCAAAAAAAACTTGAAGAAGTTCTAAATAAATTTCAAGAAGCCAATAAAATCTTCTTCATCAAAGAAAGAAAACAGAGTTGCTATCACGTGACCGTTAGATAG
- a CDS encoding BT_3928 family protein — translation MFKQGFLWVIRFIVGGLFVFSGMIKVNDPVGTSIKLEEYFDVFSTDIAGFFIHFKPIALELSVFLVVVEVVLGVMLILGVQSRFTVWALALMILFFTFLTFYSAYFNKVTDCGCFGDAIKLTPWESFYKDLILLVLIAILFLFQMDLPKTSPTWAKGVTVLVMAMSFVLAILAVRNLPFVDFRAYKVGVNIPQNMQPSAPLQYSYVMKKDGKLVTFDQYPSDESLEFVEMNLKNPDALPKISDFAVWNEDGDYSEEVFTGNKMLILVSSMAKMSDSNLIQLDSLVKSLSGSPIQPVFVAAASQDEIQNFTESRGWDMLSLQADATVVKTMIRANPGIMVLQNGKVLGKYHHNNTPDINEVLDLYMN, via the coding sequence ATGTTTAAGCAGGGCTTTTTGTGGGTGATCCGATTTATAGTCGGAGGCCTTTTTGTTTTTTCGGGTATGATCAAAGTCAATGATCCCGTGGGGACATCGATTAAGCTGGAAGAGTATTTTGATGTGTTTTCTACAGATATAGCCGGCTTCTTTATCCATTTCAAACCTATTGCTTTAGAACTTAGTGTTTTCCTTGTAGTAGTGGAGGTAGTACTGGGGGTCATGTTGATATTGGGAGTACAGAGTAGATTTACAGTTTGGGCTCTTGCATTGATGATCTTATTCTTCACATTTCTTACTTTTTACTCAGCATATTTCAACAAGGTGACGGATTGCGGTTGCTTTGGAGATGCTATCAAGCTAACACCATGGGAGTCATTTTACAAGGATTTGATTCTTTTGGTCCTGATCGCTATCCTGTTCTTGTTTCAAATGGATTTACCCAAAACATCTCCTACTTGGGCAAAAGGAGTGACTGTATTAGTCATGGCCATGTCTTTTGTACTGGCTATTTTGGCGGTTCGAAATCTTCCATTTGTTGACTTTAGAGCATATAAAGTGGGGGTGAACATCCCTCAAAATATGCAGCCATCAGCTCCACTTCAATATTCTTATGTGATGAAAAAAGATGGTAAACTAGTGACTTTTGATCAATATCCATCCGATGAAAGCCTGGAGTTTGTAGAAATGAATTTGAAAAATCCGGATGCCTTGCCCAAGATTTCTGATTTTGCTGTTTGGAATGAGGATGGAGATTATTCTGAAGAAGTTTTCACAGGCAATAAGATGCTAATTTTAGTAAGCAGCATGGCCAAAATGAGTGATTCAAACCTTATCCAACTTGACAGCCTTGTTAAATCTCTTTCCGGATCTCCTATTCAACCTGTTTTTGTTGCTGCCGCATCGCAGGATGAAATTCAGAATTTCACCGAATCAAGAGGTTGGGATATGCTTTCTCTTCAAGCAGATGCTACGGTAGTAAAAACCATGATCCGTGCTAATCCGGGGATAATGGTTTTGCAAAATGGCAAGGTGCTGGGTAAGTACCATCACAATAATACTCCGGATATAAATGAAGTCTTAGACCTATACATGAATTAG
- a CDS encoding type IX secretion system membrane protein PorP/SprF, producing the protein MKLFKIITLLTGFLLLALSDSYGQQVPQYSQYIFNPVFINPAYAGYKQQLYLQSYYRKQWTGVTGSPETFAVAGDTYLEESQLGIGGQFLTDKLGAQRTVAAYGNLAYHLRLSDTKFLSFGVGAGVVNSQLDGSMLNPDMGDDPSIPLSKERITYPDLKLGLFLYDDNYYIGVAADQMLSSVIDFDRGDVMVLPDPHLYVTGGYHLDLNYNFSLVPSIMYMDDFKAPARMDLNAALILNDMIWLGAGYRFGIDMPGRDIQPGLKKSTGLLGMVQVQLRESLRLGYAYDHTLSGFSVNTFTTHDISIAFLFPPKRVRLVSPRFF; encoded by the coding sequence ATGAAACTATTTAAGATCATTACTTTGCTAACTGGATTCCTGCTTCTTGCCCTTAGCGATAGCTATGGGCAGCAGGTACCCCAGTACAGCCAATACATTTTTAATCCTGTGTTTATAAATCCTGCTTATGCAGGTTATAAACAGCAGCTTTATCTGCAATCTTATTATAGAAAGCAGTGGACTGGTGTGACAGGGAGCCCTGAAACCTTTGCGGTGGCAGGAGATACCTATCTTGAAGAATCCCAACTTGGTATTGGAGGTCAATTTCTCACAGATAAACTAGGCGCACAGAGGACGGTAGCTGCTTATGGAAATCTTGCCTATCACCTAAGACTTAGTGATACTAAATTCCTAAGTTTTGGAGTAGGAGCGGGGGTAGTGAATTCACAACTGGATGGATCTATGCTGAACCCTGATATGGGAGATGACCCATCTATCCCATTGAGTAAGGAGAGAATAACCTACCCGGACTTAAAATTGGGTTTGTTTCTTTATGATGATAATTATTACATAGGTGTAGCTGCTGATCAGATGCTTTCTTCTGTAATTGATTTTGACAGGGGAGACGTGATGGTTCTTCCGGATCCGCACTTATACGTGACGGGCGGATATCATTTGGATCTTAATTACAATTTCTCACTGGTGCCCTCTATTATGTATATGGATGATTTCAAAGCACCGGCAAGAATGGATTTGAATGCAGCTTTGATCCTGAATGATATGATCTGGTTAGGTGCTGGGTACAGATTTGGTATTGATATGCCTGGGAGGGATATACAACCGGGACTAAAAAAATCAACCGGTCTACTTGGAATGGTGCAGGTTCAGCTACGTGAGAGTTTACGGTTGGGATATGCCTATGACCATACGCTTTCTGGGTTTTCGGTTAATACATTTACCACTCATGATATTTCCATTGCTTTCTTATTCCCTCCTAAGCGAGTACGATTGGTTTCTCCACGATTCTTTTAA
- a CDS encoding OmpA family protein produces MKRLLYIACFLIVCFVSCKPLSYKKYVEGKKQTENLNYSVGIEKFLESWNESPQPEAARGLAQAYSKVRNFEQAEEWYTRLERDGDLEEGDLKPLAEALIANSKYSEATAILGRLDSARTNPDLELIWKTALGGKSFLNRSSESAIVPVPEANSAFSEFGPMISDDTVLHFTSDRLLPKNVRVDPNNALKSDVYGWTGNGFLKMHEAAWDNKENTVKQAPRQTDRLNGDLHVGPLYKKGNNLFLTITQVQKHKKSDSGSSRDYTLFPELFFALDTGNINMDSFTPLPFNAPFSYSVSDPFYDPSTSKLYFSSDMPGGNGQADLYYSEWKDETWSTPVNLGEVINTNGDERTPYIDKNGILYFSSTGHAGLGGLDIFRVHLENGEYTEPENLGSPINSNRDDFGLSLLPGSDTEAVFSSDRKGGKGLDDIYFADLFVQKDLVIKGDLIDKETGEKLEDGVVTLYNDQSQLVNTYVSEADGSFRFKVKFDQIVNLEGKKTGYLTGNSGDILIPTAAQIQDSVIVRNIYLDKIAVGKTYTLKNIYYDFDKWDIREDAKPELNNLIKILKDNPTIKIELYSHTDSRGTNAYNLKLSDKRAKAVIAYLIESGIDQNRLKAIGYGEEKLLNSCADNVSCTEEQHQENRRTEFKITEY; encoded by the coding sequence ATGAAAAGATTATTATATATAGCGTGCTTCCTGATTGTTTGCTTTGTTTCGTGTAAACCTTTATCCTATAAGAAATACGTAGAAGGTAAAAAACAGACGGAGAATCTTAATTATTCTGTCGGAATAGAGAAGTTCTTGGAAAGTTGGAATGAGTCACCCCAGCCTGAGGCAGCCCGAGGGTTGGCTCAGGCATATTCAAAAGTGAGGAATTTTGAACAGGCGGAGGAATGGTATACCAGACTGGAAAGAGATGGGGACTTGGAGGAAGGTGATCTCAAGCCTCTTGCCGAAGCTTTAATAGCCAATTCCAAATATTCGGAGGCAACTGCTATTCTTGGAAGGTTGGATTCTGCCCGCACCAATCCGGATTTGGAGTTAATCTGGAAAACAGCCTTGGGAGGAAAGTCATTCTTGAATAGGTCTTCTGAATCTGCAATTGTACCGGTCCCTGAAGCCAATTCAGCCTTTTCTGAGTTTGGACCGATGATTTCCGATGATACCGTTCTTCACTTTACTTCTGATAGATTGCTTCCTAAAAATGTTCGGGTAGATCCGAATAATGCACTCAAAAGCGATGTGTACGGTTGGACAGGAAATGGTTTTTTGAAAATGCATGAAGCTGCCTGGGATAACAAAGAAAATACTGTGAAGCAAGCTCCGAGGCAGACAGATAGGTTAAATGGTGATTTGCATGTCGGTCCTTTATATAAGAAGGGAAATAATTTGTTCTTAACAATCACACAGGTGCAGAAACACAAAAAGTCCGATTCCGGTTCCTCTAGGGATTATACCTTGTTTCCCGAATTGTTTTTTGCTTTGGATACAGGCAATATTAACATGGACTCATTTACGCCATTGCCTTTTAATGCTCCTTTTTCCTATTCTGTGTCTGACCCATTCTATGATCCATCCACTTCCAAGCTCTATTTCTCCTCTGATATGCCAGGAGGCAATGGGCAAGCAGATTTATACTATTCTGAATGGAAGGATGAAACTTGGTCAACTCCTGTGAATCTTGGTGAGGTGATCAATACCAATGGAGATGAAAGAACCCCATACATTGATAAAAATGGAATCCTCTACTTTTCAAGCACAGGACATGCCGGCTTAGGCGGATTGGATATCTTCAGAGTGCATCTAGAAAATGGAGAATACACTGAACCTGAGAATTTAGGCAGTCCGATTAATTCAAACCGCGATGATTTCGGGCTTTCATTGCTGCCTGGAAGTGATACCGAGGCCGTGTTTTCTTCCGATAGAAAAGGCGGTAAGGGGCTGGATGATATTTATTTCGCAGATCTTTTTGTACAGAAGGATTTGGTGATCAAAGGCGATCTAATTGATAAAGAAACGGGTGAAAAGCTCGAAGATGGTGTGGTAACACTCTATAATGATCAAAGCCAATTAGTGAATACTTATGTCTCTGAAGCCGATGGATCCTTCAGGTTTAAGGTGAAGTTTGATCAGATAGTTAATTTGGAAGGCAAGAAAACGGGATACCTAACAGGTAATAGCGGTGATATTTTGATCCCAACCGCAGCTCAAATTCAAGACTCTGTGATTGTCAGGAATATCTACCTAGATAAAATTGCTGTAGGGAAAACGTATACCCTCAAAAATATTTACTATGATTTTGATAAGTGGGACATCAGAGAAGATGCTAAACCGGAACTTAATAATTTGATTAAGATTCTGAAAGACAATCCTACGATTAAAATCGAATTGTATTCACATACAGACTCTAGAGGTACCAACGCTTATAACCTTAAACTTTCAGATAAACGTGCTAAAGCCGTAATTGCCTATTTGATAGAATCAGGGATTGATCAGAATAGGCTTAAAGCAATAGGATATGGTGAAGAAAAACTTCTTAATTCTTGTGCAGATAATGTCTCATGTACCGAAGAGCAGCATCAGGAGAACAGAAGAACTGAATTTAAAATTACAGAATATTGA
- a CDS encoding NAD-dependent epimerase/dehydratase family protein: MEKILVIGAAGQLGSELTKSLADQFGAEQVIATDLNQSAQSKFDFCRFQVLDVMDKEGLRNLVKNEKITQIYHLAAVLSAVGEKKPLFAWELNMESLLHVLELAREFNLNKIYWPSSIAVFGPNTPKINTPQYCVKEPNTVYGISKQAGERWCEYYFQKYNVDVRSLRYPGLIGYKSLPGGGTTDYAVDIYHKALAGEKFDCFLREDSSLPMMYMPDAIKATLDLMNAPGESIKIRSSYNLAAMHFTPKEIYQSILNHIPDFKIQYNPDFRQAIADSWPDSIDDSCARQDWGWKHDYDLDAMTGDILENLPNFKF; this comes from the coding sequence ATGGAAAAAATCCTAGTAATAGGCGCTGCAGGCCAATTGGGTTCGGAACTCACTAAGTCCTTGGCAGATCAGTTTGGTGCAGAGCAAGTAATCGCCACAGACCTCAACCAATCCGCACAATCCAAGTTTGACTTTTGCCGCTTTCAAGTTTTGGATGTGATGGATAAAGAAGGTCTGAGAAACCTTGTCAAAAACGAAAAAATCACCCAAATCTATCATTTGGCGGCAGTGCTTTCCGCAGTGGGTGAGAAAAAACCACTCTTTGCATGGGAGCTGAACATGGAAAGTTTACTTCATGTTCTGGAGCTGGCCAGAGAATTTAATCTTAACAAAATCTATTGGCCATCCTCTATTGCTGTCTTTGGACCCAATACACCAAAAATCAATACGCCTCAGTATTGCGTCAAAGAACCCAATACGGTGTACGGCATCTCGAAGCAGGCCGGAGAAAGGTGGTGCGAATACTATTTTCAGAAATACAATGTGGACGTTCGCAGCCTTCGGTACCCAGGCTTGATCGGATACAAGTCTCTCCCCGGTGGAGGCACCACAGATTATGCGGTGGATATCTATCACAAAGCATTGGCAGGGGAAAAATTTGATTGCTTCCTTCGCGAAGACAGTTCACTGCCTATGATGTATATGCCTGATGCAATCAAAGCCACCTTGGATCTTATGAATGCTCCGGGTGAGTCTATAAAAATCCGCTCTAGCTATAACCTGGCTGCGATGCACTTCACTCCAAAAGAAATCTACCAAAGCATACTGAATCATATTCCTGATTTCAAAATCCAATACAATCCCGATTTCCGCCAGGCAATTGCGGATAGCTGGCCAGATAGTATTGACGACTCATGTGCAAGACAAGACTGGGGGTGGAAACATGATTATGATCTTGATGCCATGACCGGGGATATTTTGGAGAACCTTCCAAATTTCAAATTCTAA
- the kbl gene encoding glycine C-acetyltransferase has translation MYDQFKPKLQEELKGIEDAGLFKKERVITSPQSAEITIAGGQKVLNFCANNYLGLSSHPKVIEAAKAAIDSHGFGMSSVRFICGTQDIHKELEKKISEFLGTEDTILYAAAFDANGGVFEPILGPEDAIISDALNHASIIDGVRLCKAMRFRYEHNNMEDLESQLKEAIAKGAKQKIIVTDGVFSMDGTIAQLDKIVELAEKYEALVMTDECHSTGFMGKTGRGVHEHCGVMGKIDVITGTLGKALGGASGGFTSGRKEIIELLRQRSRPYLFSNTLAPSITGASIAVFDLLSETTELRDKLEENTTYFREKMTAAGFDIKPGEHAIVPIMLYDAVLSQQMAEKVLEKGIYVIGFYYPVVPKGQARIRVQISAGHERVHLDQAIAAFTEVGKELGVIE, from the coding sequence ATGTACGATCAGTTCAAACCCAAATTGCAAGAAGAACTTAAGGGAATAGAGGACGCAGGCCTTTTCAAGAAAGAGCGTGTGATTACATCTCCACAATCGGCAGAAATCACCATTGCAGGCGGGCAAAAAGTTTTGAATTTTTGTGCCAATAATTACTTGGGGCTTTCTTCCCATCCAAAAGTAATCGAAGCAGCCAAGGCAGCAATTGATTCCCATGGATTTGGAATGTCTTCCGTGCGCTTTATTTGCGGCACTCAGGACATTCATAAGGAATTGGAAAAGAAAATTTCTGAGTTCCTAGGCACAGAAGACACCATTTTGTACGCGGCGGCTTTCGATGCCAATGGGGGAGTGTTTGAGCCTATTTTAGGCCCTGAAGATGCGATTATCTCAGATGCATTGAATCATGCTTCTATTATCGATGGTGTCCGTCTATGTAAAGCAATGCGTTTCCGATATGAGCACAATAATATGGAAGATCTGGAATCCCAGCTGAAGGAGGCCATTGCCAAAGGAGCTAAGCAAAAAATCATTGTGACTGACGGGGTTTTCTCTATGGACGGGACAATTGCACAGTTGGACAAGATCGTGGAATTGGCTGAAAAGTACGAAGCTTTAGTCATGACAGATGAGTGCCACTCAACTGGATTTATGGGCAAAACAGGAAGAGGAGTTCATGAGCATTGCGGCGTAATGGGAAAAATAGATGTTATCACCGGGACGCTTGGAAAGGCACTTGGAGGAGCTTCGGGGGGATTTACCTCAGGAAGAAAGGAAATTATCGAATTGCTTCGCCAGCGTTCTAGGCCATATTTGTTTTCCAACACCTTGGCGCCATCGATCACAGGAGCTTCGATAGCAGTGTTTGATTTATTGTCTGAAACTACTGAGTTGAGAGATAAGCTGGAAGAGAATACAACCTATTTCCGTGAGAAAATGACCGCTGCCGGCTTTGATATCAAACCAGGCGAGCATGCAATTGTACCGATTATGCTGTATGATGCAGTTCTTTCACAGCAAATGGCCGAGAAGGTTCTAGAGAAAGGAATTTACGTGATAGGATTCTACTATCCAGTGGTACCAAAAGGTCAAGCTAGAATCCGTGTGCAGATTTCTGCGGGGCATGAACGGGTACATTTGGATCAGGCGATTGCGGCTTTCACGGAAGTAGGGAAGGAATTAGGAGTGATTGAGTAG
- a CDS encoding shikimate kinase encodes MGKDLKIVLVGLPGSGKSTFGKQLATVLKFPYYDLDHLIEDRFQMKIPDIFSRYGEGQFRAWETEVLQEFLGRDDSYVLASGGGCPCFNENMDLINQKAVSVYLDVPLEEISFRLGLAKAQTRPMFMGLDQGEITVKLKSLLVERDYFYRKAKIKLSGEDFSAELLVSELIRLLRN; translated from the coding sequence ATGGGCAAGGACTTGAAAATCGTTTTGGTAGGACTCCCGGGATCCGGCAAAAGTACATTTGGAAAACAACTGGCTACAGTTCTGAAATTCCCCTACTATGATCTTGATCACCTGATAGAGGATCGTTTTCAGATGAAAATACCGGATATTTTCTCGCGATATGGTGAAGGTCAATTCCGTGCATGGGAGACAGAGGTACTTCAAGAATTCCTGGGGCGGGATGATTCCTACGTGCTTGCCTCTGGAGGCGGTTGTCCATGCTTCAACGAAAACATGGATTTGATCAATCAGAAAGCCGTGTCTGTGTATCTGGATGTGCCGCTAGAGGAAATTTCTTTCAGGCTGGGATTGGCTAAGGCTCAGACTAGACCCATGTTTATGGGTCTTGATCAGGGTGAAATCACCGTGAAACTAAAAAGTTTACTTGTGGAGCGGGATTATTTTTACCGAAAGGCAAAAATAAAACTCAGCGGGGAGGATTTTTCCGCTGAGTTGTTAGTGTCGGAATTGATCCGTTTGCTTAGAAACTAA
- a CDS encoding DUF1599 domain-containing protein: MDTQTSNEYKEVISRCKELFRKKTIDYGTAWRIFRLPSITDQIFIKAQRIRSIQEKGNQKVSDPIEDDFVGIINYCLIALLQISYLKDDRMEIPFEELEPAYDHWVNETRGLLENKNHDYGEAWRDMRISSITDIILMKLLRTKQIEDNQGQTLVSEGIEANYQDMINYAVFCLIKLHYHV, encoded by the coding sequence TTGGATACGCAAACGAGTAACGAATATAAGGAAGTTATCAGCCGTTGTAAAGAACTATTTCGTAAGAAGACTATAGATTATGGTACAGCTTGGAGAATTTTTCGCTTACCATCGATTACGGATCAAATTTTCATCAAAGCACAACGTATTCGATCGATTCAGGAAAAGGGGAATCAAAAAGTCAGTGATCCCATCGAAGATGATTTTGTGGGGATTATTAATTATTGTCTGATCGCTCTGCTTCAAATCAGTTATTTGAAAGATGATAGAATGGAAATCCCATTCGAAGAACTTGAGCCTGCATATGATCACTGGGTAAACGAAACCCGTGGGCTTTTGGAAAATAAAAACCATGATTATGGTGAAGCTTGGCGGGATATGCGTATAAGTTCTATTACAGATATTATTTTGATGAAATTACTCCGAACCAAGCAAATAGAAGATAATCAAGGCCAGACTCTAGTGTCCGAGGGTATTGAGGCTAACTATCAGGACATGATCAATTATGCTGTATTTTGTTTAATTAAATTACATTATCATGTTTAA
- the folP gene encoding dihydropteroate synthase, which yields MFPLPGKSSKTEDKSFPQKNTLQIDGRLICWDKPQLMGIVNLTPDSFFEGSRAGKSLDRVTELVASHISNGASILDLGGYSSRPGSAEVGLQEEIDRVIPAVKWIASNFSGSLISVDTFRSKVAEEAILAGAHMINDISAGDLDEEMIPTVAKLQVPYIAMHMRGNPQNMQEKTKYSDILGEILYYFAEKLEQLRKFGIKDVIIDPGFGFAKTLEQNYFLLRNLQRFETLSLPLLVGISRKSMISKVLKVNANEALNGTTALNMFALCQGANILRVHDVKEANETLKLYNTLYP from the coding sequence ATGTTTCCTCTTCCGGGCAAGTCTTCTAAAACCGAAGATAAATCATTTCCCCAAAAAAACACCCTTCAAATCGATGGACGGCTAATCTGTTGGGACAAACCTCAGTTGATGGGAATAGTAAATCTAACACCTGATTCTTTTTTCGAAGGAAGCAGAGCCGGGAAGTCGCTAGATAGAGTCACCGAATTAGTTGCCTCACATATTTCGAATGGAGCTAGCATTCTGGATCTTGGCGGATATAGTTCGAGACCTGGCTCGGCCGAGGTTGGCTTGCAAGAAGAAATTGATAGGGTTATTCCAGCGGTGAAATGGATCGCTTCCAACTTTTCCGGGAGTTTAATTTCTGTTGATACTTTTAGGTCAAAAGTTGCTGAGGAAGCAATACTTGCGGGGGCTCATATGATCAATGATATATCCGCCGGAGATCTGGATGAAGAAATGATCCCGACGGTGGCCAAGCTTCAGGTACCGTATATAGCCATGCATATGAGAGGGAATCCCCAAAACATGCAGGAAAAAACAAAATATTCAGATATTTTAGGAGAAATATTATATTATTTCGCTGAAAAACTAGAACAATTGAGAAAGTTTGGCATCAAAGATGTAATAATTGATCCGGGTTTTGGATTTGCTAAAACTCTTGAGCAAAATTATTTCTTGCTAAGGAACCTTCAGCGCTTTGAGACACTTTCATTACCGTTACTTGTGGGTATTTCCAGAAAATCTATGATATCAAAAGTGCTGAAAGTCAATGCTAATGAGGCGTTGAATGGCACCACCGCATTAAATATGTTTGCTTTATGCCAAGGGGCAAACATCCTACGAGTTCACGACGTTAAAGAAGCTAACGAAACATTAAAATTATACAACACTTTATACCCTTGA
- the cdaA gene encoding diadenylate cyclase CdaA, producing MTLLFKIGFLDISIINIFDIALVAALLYQVYKLLKGSVAIKIFLGFLSIYLIYLLVRALRMELLSSILGQFMGVGVIAAIIIFAPEIRKFLLLIGRSSLLSDDNVWKDMLFFWRKKDDAIFNISPIIDASKTLAGSNTGALMVISKSTELKFYAESGDILDAELSKRLLISIFNKYSPLHDGAVIIHNGKIKAARCILPVTEREVPAQFGLRHRAAIGMSETTDAIVLIVSEETGQLSMSKNGKILHNMSFQEIRETINDYLNNLDVDTRFEDLEEYELKKRRKLAMTSKSAS from the coding sequence TTGACATTACTTTTCAAAATAGGATTTTTAGACATCTCCATCATCAATATCTTTGATATTGCGTTGGTAGCTGCCTTATTGTACCAAGTTTATAAACTTCTAAAGGGAAGTGTTGCAATCAAGATTTTTCTTGGTTTTCTGTCTATCTACTTAATTTATCTCCTAGTCCGTGCGCTTCGAATGGAACTTTTGTCCTCTATTTTAGGACAATTCATGGGAGTGGGTGTGATTGCTGCTATTATAATTTTCGCCCCTGAAATCAGAAAATTTCTTCTTTTGATAGGACGGTCGTCACTCCTCTCAGATGATAATGTATGGAAAGACATGCTTTTCTTTTGGAGAAAAAAGGACGATGCTATTTTCAACATCAGCCCTATTATAGATGCTTCCAAGACCCTTGCCGGTAGCAATACAGGAGCGTTGATGGTGATTTCAAAAAGTACCGAATTAAAATTCTATGCCGAAAGCGGTGATATTCTAGATGCAGAATTATCGAAAAGACTGCTTATCTCTATTTTCAACAAATACAGTCCCCTACACGATGGTGCCGTGATCATTCACAACGGTAAAATAAAAGCGGCCCGCTGTATTCTGCCTGTCACTGAGCGTGAAGTTCCCGCCCAATTTGGGCTTCGTCACAGGGCAGCAATAGGCATGTCAGAGACCACCGATGCAATTGTATTGATAGTATCAGAGGAAACAGGTCAGTTATCCATGTCCAAAAATGGTAAGATTCTCCATAATATGTCTTTTCAGGAAATCAGAGAAACCATCAATGACTATTTAAATAATCTTGATGTGGATACGCGCTTTGAAGATCTGGAAGAATATGAGTTGAAAAAGCGGAGAAAACTCGCGATGACAAGCAAGTCAGCATCGTAA